A region from the Gavia stellata isolate bGavSte3 chromosome 12, bGavSte3.hap2, whole genome shotgun sequence genome encodes:
- the LMCD1 gene encoding LIM and cysteine-rich domains protein 1, producing the protein MSVSQPQSGRGVPCLRCRGTCTGFEPHSWRKICKSCKCSQEDHSLSSDMEDDRKIGRLLSDSKYATLTARVKGGDGVRIYKRNRMIITNPIVSRKDPTFDTITYEWAPPGLTQKLAMQYMELIPKEMQPVAGTDGAYYRRRQLMRQLPLYDQDPSQCRGLAEGELKLMEDFVKKYKAEALGVGEVALPGQGGGGKEEGKPQDKSIAAGKPPESTNGALERAPTGGHYHCETCKQAVPGDCPVVYADRAGYSRQWHPACFVCCRCSEPLVDLIYFWKSGAAWCGRHYCESLRPRCAGCDEIIFSEDYQQAEGMAWHKKHFACLECETLLTGKPFTLDNTSLLCTTCSKSKRL; encoded by the exons atgtCGGTGAGCCAGCCCCAGTCAGGAAGAGGTGTGCCTTGTTTACGCTGCCGAGGGACGTGCACGGGCTTCGAGCCACATTCTTGGAG GAAAATATGCAAGTCATGCAAGTGCAGCCAGGAGGATCACAGCCTGAGCTCAGACATGGAGGACGATCGGAAAATTGGGCGCCTGCTGTCGGACTCCAAGTATGCCACGCTCACTGCCCGGGTGAAAGGAGGTGACGGTGTTCGCATTTACAAAAGGAACCGCATGATCATCACCAACCCCATCGTCTCTCGGAAAGACCCCACGTTCGACACCATCACGTATGAGTGGGCTCCCCCGGGGCTCACCCAGAAGCTG GCCATGCAGTACATGGAGCTGATCCCGAAGGAGATGCAGCCGGTGGCGGGGACGGACGGGGCATACTATCGCCGGCGGCAGCTGATGAGACAACTCCCGCTGTACGACCAGGACCCGTCCCAGTGCCGCGGCCTCGCCGAGGGCGAGCTGAAGCTGATGGAAGACTTTGTGAAGAAGTACAAAGCCGAGGCGCTGGGTGTTGGGGAGGTGGCGCTGCCAGGccagggcggcggcgggaaggaggaggggaagccGCAGGACAAGAGCATCGCTGCTGGCAAACCCCCCGAGTCCACCAACGGGGCCCTGGAGCGCGCGCCCACGGGAGGGCACTAC CACTGCGAGACCTGCAAGCAGGCGGTGCCGGGGGACTGCCCGGTGGTGTACGCCGACAGGGCGGGCTACTCCCGGCAGTGGCACCCGGCGTGCTTCGTGTGCTGCCGCTGCTCCGAGCCCCTCGTCGACCTCATCTACTTCTGGAAGAGCGGGGCTGCCTGGTGCGGGCGCCACTACTGCGAGAGCCTCCGGCCACGCTGCGCCGGCTGCGACGAG ATCATCTTCTCTGAGGACTACCAGCAGGCAGAAGGGATGGCCTGGCACAAGAAGCACTTTGCCTGCCTGGAGTGCGAGACGCTGCTGACCGGCAAACCCTTCACTCTGGACAACACCAGCCTCCTGTGCACGacctgcagcaagagcaaacGCCTCTGA